A window from Pseudomonas kribbensis encodes these proteins:
- a CDS encoding PLP-dependent aminotransferase family protein — MELHVVINGRKDLAGQLYQQLRGAIESGRLAAGTQLPPSRLLAEQLGISRKTISDTYAQLTYENFLTGVIGKGTYVNARSTPVQRKQSHSELASAEVIESWCNLPVFLRHPTLEGSLRYDFIGGATSKGQFPHDDWRRCVSHAMRQMAGSKGFYSVAEGLPALRNAIARHIAFSRGVNCQDEDIVVCNGAQQALDLIARVLLRPGSLVAMEDPGYPPARLLFGTHGATVVGVPVDAEGIQVQHIPDGTRLIYVTPSHQFPLGMPMSHARREALLARAYELGAIIIEDDYDSEFRYEGRPTDSLHNLDQRGIVAYVGTFSKTLLPELRLGYAILPPAILEAVIRAKQLTDLHASTLPQWALAKFIAEGCLLKHIRRCHTVYAQRRERILARMATDLSPWLEAVPASAGFHMAVFCRVPIDLPLVIELAKKVEVGLYAIDGFYYQQPARSGMYFGFGAIETLDIDIALDRLRDILQQVAG, encoded by the coding sequence ATGGAACTTCATGTCGTGATCAACGGCCGCAAGGATCTGGCCGGTCAGTTGTACCAGCAACTGCGCGGCGCCATTGAATCCGGGCGTCTGGCCGCCGGCACGCAACTGCCGCCCAGCCGCTTGCTCGCCGAGCAACTGGGGATTTCGCGCAAGACCATTTCCGACACCTACGCACAACTGACTTACGAAAACTTCCTCACCGGCGTCATCGGCAAAGGCACCTACGTCAACGCCCGCTCGACGCCGGTGCAGCGCAAGCAAAGCCATTCCGAGCTGGCCAGTGCCGAGGTGATCGAGAGCTGGTGCAACCTGCCGGTGTTCCTGCGGCACCCGACGCTGGAAGGCTCGCTGCGTTACGACTTCATTGGCGGCGCCACCAGCAAGGGCCAGTTCCCCCACGATGACTGGCGCCGCTGCGTGTCCCACGCCATGCGGCAAATGGCGGGTTCCAAGGGTTTTTACAGCGTGGCGGAAGGCTTGCCGGCGCTGCGCAATGCGATTGCCCGGCACATCGCGTTTTCCCGTGGCGTGAACTGCCAGGACGAAGACATCGTGGTGTGCAACGGCGCGCAACAGGCACTGGACCTGATCGCCCGGGTGCTGCTGCGCCCCGGCAGTCTGGTGGCGATGGAAGATCCGGGTTATCCGCCGGCGCGGCTGCTGTTCGGCACACATGGCGCGACCGTGGTCGGGGTGCCGGTGGATGCGGAAGGGATTCAGGTGCAGCACATTCCCGACGGCACCCGGTTGATCTACGTGACGCCGTCGCACCAGTTCCCGCTGGGGATGCCGATGAGCCATGCGCGACGCGAAGCGTTGCTGGCCCGGGCTTACGAGCTGGGCGCGATCATCATCGAGGACGACTATGACAGCGAATTTCGCTACGAGGGCCGGCCAACGGATTCGCTGCATAACCTCGATCAGCGCGGCATCGTCGCTTACGTCGGCACCTTCTCCAAGACCCTGCTGCCAGAGCTGCGGCTGGGCTACGCAATCCTGCCGCCAGCGATCCTCGAAGCGGTGATCCGCGCCAAGCAGCTCACCGACCTGCACGCTTCCACCCTGCCGCAATGGGCGCTGGCCAAGTTCATCGCCGAGGGTTGCCTGCTCAAGCACATCCGCCGCTGCCACACCGTTTACGCCCAGCGCCGCGAGCGGATCCTGGCGCGCATGGCCACTGACCTCTCGCCGTGGCTGGAGGCCGTGCCGGCGAGTGCGGGCTTCCACATGGCGGTGTTCTGCCGGGTGCCGATCGACTTGCCGCTGGTGATCGAACTGGCGAAAAAGGTCGAAGTCGGGCTGTACGCCATCGACGGCTTCTATTACCAGCAGCCGGCCAGAAGCGGGATGTACTTCGGTTTTGGCGCCATCGAGACGCTGGATATCGATATCGCGCTGGACCGCCTGCGCGACATTCTGCAACAGGTCGCCGGGTAG
- a CDS encoding putative quinol monooxygenase, with amino-acid sequence MSNEVINTVQVQAAAGRSEELGRQLQKIVETLRETPGCDSYLVDRCPDDSHRWTVSARWQSEAAMQAHFNRPEAQGFIDLIDSRLANSVDFNSFPIV; translated from the coding sequence ATGTCCAACGAAGTGATCAACACCGTACAGGTGCAGGCTGCGGCCGGCCGCTCCGAGGAGCTGGGCAGGCAGTTGCAGAAGATCGTCGAAACCCTTCGCGAAACGCCGGGCTGTGATTCCTATCTGGTCGACCGTTGCCCTGACGACAGCCACCGCTGGACGGTCAGCGCTCGTTGGCAGTCGGAGGCGGCGATGCAGGCGCACTTCAACCGGCCTGAGGCGCAGGGGTTTATTGATTTGATCGACAGTCGGCTGGCCAATAGCGTGGATTTCAACTCGTTTCCTATCGTTTGA
- a CDS encoding cupin domain-containing protein: protein MKLLPIFAAALALSVSAATMAHDASEKVSVLQDQMLKNVPGKKAMMIEVDYKPGQSSIAHKHDGTAMAYVLEGEVTSQVKGEQAITYKKGQFWYEPAGSEHLVSKNASKTKPAKLLVFMVLSPDEQVLIPLKN from the coding sequence ATGAAACTCCTGCCCATTTTCGCCGCTGCTCTCGCCCTGTCTGTTTCTGCCGCCACCATGGCCCACGATGCCTCCGAGAAGGTATCGGTCCTGCAGGACCAGATGCTGAAAAACGTCCCCGGCAAAAAAGCCATGATGATTGAAGTCGACTACAAACCCGGCCAGTCCTCCATCGCCCACAAACACGACGGCACCGCCATGGCCTATGTGCTCGAAGGCGAAGTGACTTCCCAGGTCAAGGGTGAACAAGCGATCACCTACAAGAAAGGCCAGTTCTGGTACGAACCGGCAGGCTCCGAACATCTGGTGTCGAAAAACGCCAGCAAGACCAAGCCAGCCAAGTTGCTGGTGTTCATGGTGCTGTCGCCGGACGAGCAAGTGCTGATCCCATTGAAAAACTGA
- a CDS encoding ATPase, with translation MKLAFASTLAISVLALSACSVPTAPKAVSSLDTLFTQPVGRSSAAQVKSGPGVSLGVVYSPSTQTNREYLREYQANAGTGFGQSLLVQPIHDAYVATSKPDMAVDWVKASLQRQFGSVTVYPDMQSLRAANPDVVAIVDTHSQLITSRSSDIKADVSADFYDGKFNYIGTAKGSEAKELTPVWADFKRSEEIVADINQQQEVQVRALQKFDQSLSNLLTRPTDKVSMLDNKQGHNLQ, from the coding sequence ATGAAACTTGCCTTTGCCAGTACCTTGGCGATATCGGTTTTAGCGTTGTCCGCCTGTTCAGTTCCTACCGCCCCCAAAGCGGTTTCTTCCCTCGACACACTGTTCACCCAACCTGTCGGCCGCAGCAGCGCCGCCCAGGTCAAAAGCGGTCCCGGTGTCTCGCTGGGCGTCGTCTACAGCCCAAGCACCCAGACCAACCGCGAATACCTGCGCGAGTATCAGGCCAACGCCGGCACCGGTTTCGGCCAGAGTTTATTGGTACAGCCGATCCACGACGCCTACGTCGCCACCTCGAAACCGGACATGGCCGTGGACTGGGTGAAAGCCTCGCTGCAACGCCAATTCGGTTCGGTCACGGTGTACCCGGACATGCAGAGCCTGCGTGCGGCCAATCCGGATGTGGTAGCGATCGTCGATACTCACAGCCAGTTGATTACTTCGCGCAGCTCGGACATCAAGGCCGATGTGAGTGCAGACTTCTATGACGGGAAGTTCAACTACATCGGGACGGCCAAGGGGTCCGAGGCGAAAGAGTTGACGCCGGTGTGGGCGGACTTCAAGCGTTCGGAGGAGATCGTTGCGGATATTAATCAGCAGCAGGAAGTTCAGGTCCGGGCGTTGCAGAAGTTTGACCAGTCGCTCAGTAATTTGCTGACCAGACCGACAGATAAAGTATCGATGCTTGATAACAAACAAGGACATAACTTGCAGTAA
- a CDS encoding NAD-glutamate dehydrogenase, translating to MAFFTAASKADFQHQLQAALAQHISEQALPQVALFAEQFFGIISLDELTQRRLSDLAGCTLSAWRLLERFDHAQPQVRVYNPDYERHGWQSTHTAVEVLHHDLPFLVDSVRTELNRRGYSIHTLQTTVLSVRRGSKGELLEILPKGTTGEGILHESLMYLEIDRCANAAELNVLSKELEQVLGEVRVAVADFEPMKAKVQEILTKLDNSAFAVDAGEKNEIKSFLEWLVGNHFTFLGYEEFTVVDQADGGHIEYDQNSFLGLTKMLRTGLTNEDRHIEDYAVNYLREPTLLSFAKAAHPSRVHRPAYPDYVSIREIDADGKVIKEHRFMGLYTSSVYGESVRVIPFIRRKVEEIERRSGFQAKAHLGKELAQVLEVLPRDDLFQTPVDELFSTVMSIVQIQERNKIRVFLRKDPYGRFCYCLAYVPRDIYSTEVRQKIQQVLMERLKATDCEFWTFFSESVLARVQLILRVDPKNRIDIDPLQLENEVIQACRSWQDDYAALTVETFGEANGTNVLADFPKGFPAGYRERFAAHSAVVDMQHLLNLSEKKPLAMSFYQPLASGPRELHCKLYHADTPLALSDVLPILENLGLRVLGEFPYRLRHNNGREFWIHDFAFTAAEGMDLDIQQLNDTLQDAFVHIVRGDAENDAFNRLVLTAGLPWRDVALLRAYARYLKQIRLGFDLGYIASTLNNHTDIARELTRLFKTRFYLARKLGSDDLDDKQLRLEQAILTALDDVQVLNEDRILRRYLDLIKATLRTNFYQTDANGQNKSYFSFKFNPHLIPELPKPVPKFEIFVYSPRVEGVHLRFGNVARGGLRWSDREEDFRTEVLGLVKAQQVKNSVIVPVGAKGGFLPRRLPLGGSRDEIAAEGIACYRIFISGLLDITDNLKDGKLVPPVNVVRHDDDDPYLVVAADKGTATFSDIANGIAIDYGFWLGDAFASGGSAGYDHKKMGITAKGAWVGVQRHFRERGINVQEDSVTVVGIGDMAGDVFGNGLLMSDKLQLVAAFNHMHIFIDPNPNPATSFVERQRMFDLPRSAWSDYDTSIMSEGGGIFSRSAKSIAISPQMKERFDIQADKLTPTELLNALLKAPVDLLWNGGIGTYVKASSESHADVGDKANDALRVNGNELRCKVVGEGGNLGMTQLGRVEFGLNGGGSNTDFIDNAGGVDCSDHEVNIKILLNEVVQAGDMTGKQRDQLLASMTDEVGGLVLGNNYKQTQALSLAARRAYERAAEYKRLMSDLEGRGKLDRAIEYLPTEEQLTERAATGKGLTRPELSVLISYSKIDLKQQLLDSLVPDDDYLTRDMETAFPPSLVSKFADAMRRHRLKREIVSTQIANDLVNHMGITFVQRLKESTGMTPANVAGAYVIVRDIFHLPHWFRQIEALDYQVSADVQLELMDELMRLGRRATRWFLRARRNEQNAARDVAHFGPHLKELGLKLDELLSGEIRENWQERYQAYVAAGVPELLARMVAGTTHLYTLLPIIEAADVTGQDPAEVAKAYFAVGSALDITWYISQISALPVENNWQALAREAFRDDVDWQQRAITIAVLQAGGGNLDVEERLGLWMAQHDAMIQRWRAMLVEIRAASGTDYAMYAVANRELNDVALSGQAVVPAAATAELELA from the coding sequence ATGGCGTTCTTCACCGCAGCCAGCAAAGCCGACTTCCAGCACCAACTGCAAGCGGCACTGGCGCAGCACATCAGTGAACAGGCACTGCCACAAGTGGCGCTGTTCGCTGAACAATTCTTCGGCATCATTTCCCTGGACGAGCTGACCCAACGTCGCCTCTCCGACCTCGCTGGCTGTACTCTTTCTGCGTGGCGCCTGCTTGAGCGCTTCGATCACGCGCAACCGCAAGTGCGCGTCTACAACCCCGATTACGAACGTCACGGCTGGCAGTCGACCCACACCGCGGTCGAAGTGCTGCACCACGACCTGCCATTCCTGGTGGACTCGGTGCGTACCGAGCTGAACCGCCGTGGCTACAGCATCCACACCCTGCAGACCACCGTGCTCAGTGTGCGTCGTGGCAGCAAGGGCGAACTGCTGGAAATCCTGCCGAAGGGCACCACCGGCGAAGGCATCCTGCACGAGTCGCTGATGTACCTGGAAATCGACCGCTGCGCCAACGCGGCCGAACTGAATGTGCTGAGCAAGGAACTGGAACAGGTTCTGGGTGAAGTCCGCGTCGCGGTCGCCGATTTCGAGCCGATGAAGGCCAAGGTGCAGGAAATCCTCACCAAGCTCGATAACAGCGCATTTGCCGTCGATGCCGGCGAGAAGAACGAAATCAAGAGCTTCCTGGAATGGCTGGTGGGCAACCACTTCACCTTCCTCGGCTACGAAGAATTCACCGTGGTCGATCAGGCCGACGGCGGCCACATCGAATACGACCAGAATTCGTTCCTCGGCCTGACCAAGATGTTGCGCACCGGTCTGACCAACGAAGACCGCCACATCGAAGACTACGCCGTGAACTACCTGCGCGAACCGACGCTGCTGTCGTTCGCCAAGGCTGCACACCCGAGCCGCGTACACCGTCCGGCTTACCCGGACTACGTGTCGATCCGTGAAATCGACGCCGACGGCAAGGTCATCAAGGAACACCGCTTCATGGGCCTGTACACCTCGTCGGTGTATGGCGAAAGCGTGCGTGTCATCCCGTTCATCCGCCGCAAGGTCGAAGAGATCGAGCGTCGCTCCGGCTTCCAGGCCAAGGCTCACCTGGGCAAGGAACTGGCCCAGGTTCTGGAAGTGCTGCCGCGTGACGACCTGTTCCAGACCCCGGTCGACGAACTGTTCAGCACCGTGATGTCGATCGTGCAGATCCAGGAGCGCAACAAGATCCGCGTGTTCCTGCGCAAAGACCCGTACGGTCGCTTCTGCTACTGCCTGGCCTACGTGCCGCGCGACATCTATTCCACCGAAGTCCGCCAGAAAATCCAGCAAGTGCTGATGGAGCGCCTGAAGGCGACCGACTGCGAGTTCTGGACCTTCTTCTCCGAGTCCGTGCTGGCCCGCGTGCAGCTGATCCTGCGCGTCGACCCGAAGAACCGTATCGACATCGACCCGCTGCAACTGGAAAACGAAGTCATCCAGGCCTGCCGCAGCTGGCAGGACGATTACGCCGCATTGACCGTCGAAACCTTCGGCGAAGCCAACGGCACCAACGTGCTGGCTGACTTCCCTAAAGGCTTCCCGGCCGGTTATCGCGAGCGTTTCGCGGCGCATTCGGCCGTGGTCGACATGCAGCACCTGCTCAACCTGAGCGAGAAGAAGCCGCTGGCCATGAGCTTCTACCAGCCGCTGGCTTCCGGCCCGCGCGAGCTGCACTGCAAGCTGTATCACGCCGATACCCCGCTGGCGCTGTCCGACGTGCTGCCGATCCTGGAAAACCTCGGCCTGCGCGTGCTGGGCGAGTTCCCGTATCGCCTGCGTCACAACAACGGTCGCGAGTTCTGGATCCACGACTTCGCGTTCACTGCCGCCGAAGGCATGGACCTGGACATCCAGCAGCTCAATGACACCCTGCAGGACGCGTTCGTCCACATCGTGCGCGGCGACGCCGAAAACGATGCGTTCAACCGTCTGGTGCTGACCGCCGGCCTGCCATGGCGCGACGTCGCGCTGCTGCGTGCCTACGCTCGCTACCTGAAGCAGATCCGTCTGGGCTTCGACCTCGGCTACATCGCCAGCACCCTGAACAACCACACCGACATCGCTCGCGAACTGACCCGGTTGTTCAAGACCCGCTTCTACCTGGCGCGCAAACTGGGCAGCGATGATCTGGACGACAAGCAACTGCGTCTGGAACAGGCAATCCTGACCGCGCTGGACGACGTTCAAGTCCTCAACGAAGACCGCATCCTGCGTCGTTACCTGGACCTGATCAAAGCGACCCTGCGCACCAACTTCTACCAGACCGACGCCAACGGCCAGAACAAGTCGTACTTCAGCTTCAAGTTCAACCCGCACTTGATCCCTGAGCTGCCGAAGCCGGTTCCGAAATTCGAAATCTTCGTTTACTCGCCTCGCGTCGAAGGCGTGCACCTGCGCTTCGGCAACGTCGCGCGTGGTGGCCTGCGCTGGTCCGACCGTGAAGAAGACTTCCGTACCGAAGTCCTCGGCCTGGTAAAAGCCCAGCAAGTGAAGAACTCGGTCATCGTGCCGGTGGGTGCGAAGGGCGGCTTCCTGCCGCGTCGCCTGCCACTGGGCGGCAGCCGTGACGAGATCGCGGCCGAAGGCATCGCCTGCTACCGCATCTTCATCTCGGGTCTGCTGGACATCACCGACAACCTGAAGGACGGCAAACTGGTTCCGCCGGTCAACGTCGTGCGTCATGACGATGATGACCCGTACCTGGTGGTCGCGGCGGACAAGGGCACTGCAACCTTCTCCGACATCGCCAATGGCATCGCCATCGACTACGGCTTCTGGCTGGGTGACGCGTTCGCGTCCGGTGGTTCGGCCGGTTACGACCACAAGAAAATGGGCATCACCGCCAAGGGCGCGTGGGTCGGCGTACAGCGCCACTTCCGCGAGCGCGGCATCAATGTCCAGGAAGACAGCGTGACCGTGGTCGGCATCGGCGACATGGCCGGCGACGTATTCGGTAACGGTCTGTTGATGTCCGACAAGCTGCAACTGGTTGCCGCGTTCAACCACATGCACATCTTCATCGACCCGAACCCGAACCCGGCCACCAGCTTCGTCGAGCGTCAGCGCATGTTCGACCTGCCGCGTTCGGCATGGTCCGACTACGACACCAGCATCATGTCCGAAGGCGGCGGTATCTTCTCGCGCAGCGCGAAGAGCATTGCCATCTCGCCACAGATGAAAGAGCGCTTCGACATCCAGGCCGACAAGCTGACCCCGACCGAACTGCTGAACGCCTTGCTCAAGGCACCGGTGGATCTGCTGTGGAACGGCGGTATCGGTACTTACGTCAAGGCCAGCAGCGAAAGCCACGCCGATGTCGGCGACAAGGCCAACGATGCACTGCGCGTGAACGGCAACGAACTGCGCTGCAAGGTAGTGGGCGAGGGCGGTAACCTCGGCATGACCCAACTGGGTCGTGTGGAATTCGGTCTCAATGGCGGCGGTTCCAACACCGACTTCATCGACAACGCCGGTGGCGTGGACTGCTCCGACCACGAAGTGAACATCAAGATCCTGCTGAACGAAGTGGTTCAGGCCGGCGACATGACGGGCAAGCAACGCGATCAGTTGCTGGCGAGCATGACCGACGAAGTCGGTGGTCTGGTGCTGGGCAACAACTACAAGCAGACCCAGGCTCTGTCCCTGGCTGCCCGCCGTGCCTACGAGCGTGCCGCCGAGTACAAACGCCTGATGAGCGATCTGGAAGGCCGTGGCAAGCTGGACCGCGCCATCGAGTACCTGCCGACCGAAGAGCAGCTCACCGAGCGCGCCGCGACCGGCAAGGGCCTGACGCGTCCGGAGCTGTCGGTGCTGATCTCGTACAGCAAGATCGACCTCAAGCAGCAGCTGCTGGACTCGCTGGTGCCGGACGACGACTACCTGACCCGTGACATGGAAACCGCGTTCCCGCCGAGCCTGGTCAGCAAGTTCGCCGATGCCATGCGTCGTCACCGTCTGAAGCGCGAGATCGTCAGCACCCAGATCGCCAACGATCTGGTCAACCACATGGGCATCACCTTCGTTCAGCGACTCAAAGAGTCCACCGGCATGACTCCGGCGAACGTTGCCGGCGCCTACGTGATCGTGCGTGACATCTTCCACCTCCCGCACTGGTTCCGTCAGATTGAAGCCCTGGACTACCAGGTCTCCGCTGACGTGCAACTGGAGCTGATGGACGAGCTGATGCGTCTGGGCCGTCGCGCCACGCGCTGGTTCCTGCGTGCCCGTCGCAACGAGCAGAACGCTGCCCGTGACGTCGCGCATTTCGGTCCGCACCTGAAGGAGCTGGGCCTGAAGCTGGACGAACTGCTGAGCGGCGAAATCCGTGAAAACTGGCAGGAGCGTTATCAGGCTTACGTCGCGGCCGGTGTACCGGAACTGCTGGCGCGTATGGTGGCGGGTACGACCCACCTCTACACGCTGCTGCCGATCATCGAAGCGGCCGACGTGACTGGCCAGGATCCGGCCGAAGTGGCCAAGGCGTACTTCGCCGTGGGCAGCGCGCTGGACATCACCTGGTACATCTCGCAGATCAGCGCCTTGCCGGTTGAAAACAACTGGCAGGCCCTGGCCCGTGAAGCGTTCCGCGACGACGTCGACTGGCAGCAACGCGCGATCACCATCGCCGTTCTGCAAGCGGGCGGCGGCAACCTGGACGTGGAAGAGCGTCTGGGGCTGTGGATGGCGCAACACGACGCGATGATCCAGCGCTGGCGCGCGATGCTGGTGGAAATCCGTGCCGCCAGCGGCACCGACTACGCCATGTACGCGGTGGCCAACCGTGAGCTGAACGACGTGGCGTTGAGCGGTCAGGCGGTCGTGCCTGCTGCGGCGACTGCGGAGCTTGAGCTTGCTTGA
- a CDS encoding AAA family ATPase, with the protein MEHREALLALRTFLSTQILGQEKLIERLLIALLADGHMLVEGAPGLAKTKAIKELAEGIEAQFHRIQFTPDLLPADITGTEIYRPETGSFVFQQGPIFHNLVLADEINRAPAKVQSALLEAMAERQVSVGRSTYELSPLFLVMATQNPIEQEGTYPLPEAQLDRFLMHVKIGFPDAAVERRILQQARGEALNGETKPERRVSQQAIFAARKEILGLYMADAVEEYLVQLVMATRNPAKFDPEMAEWIAYGASPRGSIALDRCARAHAWLAGRDFVSPEDIQAVLFDVLRHRIILSFEAEAAGIDQDRVVQRILDVVAVA; encoded by the coding sequence ATGGAACATCGTGAAGCGCTGCTGGCGCTGCGAACCTTTCTTTCAACGCAGATTCTCGGCCAGGAAAAACTCATCGAGCGCTTGCTCATCGCCCTGCTCGCCGACGGCCACATGCTGGTCGAGGGCGCTCCGGGCCTGGCCAAGACCAAAGCGATCAAAGAGCTCGCCGAGGGCATCGAAGCCCAGTTCCATCGCATCCAGTTCACCCCGGACCTGCTGCCTGCCGACATCACCGGCACCGAGATCTATCGCCCGGAAACCGGCAGTTTCGTGTTCCAGCAAGGCCCGATCTTCCACAACCTGGTGCTGGCGGACGAAATCAACCGTGCCCCGGCCAAAGTGCAATCGGCGCTGCTCGAAGCCATGGCCGAGCGTCAGGTCAGTGTCGGGCGCAGCACTTACGAGCTGTCGCCGTTGTTTCTGGTAATGGCCACGCAGAACCCGATCGAGCAGGAAGGCACCTATCCGCTGCCCGAAGCGCAGCTCGACCGCTTCCTGATGCACGTGAAAATCGGTTTCCCGGACGCCGCTGTCGAACGGCGGATCCTGCAACAGGCCCGGGGCGAAGCCCTGAACGGCGAGACCAAACCCGAGCGCCGGGTCAGCCAGCAGGCGATTTTCGCCGCACGCAAGGAAATCCTCGGTCTGTACATGGCGGACGCCGTGGAGGAATACCTGGTGCAACTGGTCATGGCCACGCGCAACCCGGCCAAGTTTGACCCGGAAATGGCCGAATGGATTGCCTACGGCGCCAGCCCGCGCGGCTCCATCGCCCTCGACCGCTGCGCCCGCGCCCACGCCTGGCTGGCCGGTCGCGACTTCGTCAGCCCGGAAGATATCCAGGCGGTGCTGTTCGACGTATTGCGTCACCGCATCATTCTGTCGTTCGAGGCCGAAGCCGCCGGCATCGACCAGGATCGGGTGGTGCAACGGATTCTCGACGTCGTAGCCGTCGCTTGA
- a CDS encoding DUF58 domain-containing protein, which produces MNASLPSEPGIRISLAELIEMRHRVREVQLFSTPSQRSPLIGLHHSKFRGRGVDFDQVRVYQAGDDVRTIDWRVTARTQEPHTKLFHEERERPIFIMVEQSTRLFFGSGLMFKSVLAAQAAALIGWAALGHNDRVGGLVFGDNEHYEIKPRRSKQSLLQLLNRLVKVNQSLHSEREPDRDAFGVALRRAREVLRPGSLVIVICDERALSDSAEQQLSLLSRHCDLLMLPLSDPLDHALPAAGLLRFAERGAQLELDTLNFDLRQTYRAQAEARIARWELLAQKLRVLLMPLSTQSEMVEQMREFLNPQRPGNVR; this is translated from the coding sequence ATGAACGCCTCCCTGCCGTCCGAACCCGGTATCCGCATCTCCCTCGCCGAATTGATCGAGATGCGTCACCGCGTGCGCGAAGTGCAGCTGTTTTCCACGCCGAGCCAGCGCAGCCCTCTGATTGGCCTGCATCACTCGAAATTCCGGGGCCGTGGCGTCGACTTCGACCAAGTGCGGGTCTATCAGGCCGGCGACGACGTGCGCACCATCGACTGGCGCGTGACCGCACGGACTCAGGAGCCGCACACCAAGCTGTTCCATGAAGAACGCGAACGGCCGATTTTCATCATGGTCGAGCAAAGCACGCGGCTGTTCTTCGGTTCCGGGCTGATGTTCAAATCGGTGCTCGCGGCGCAAGCGGCGGCGCTGATCGGCTGGGCGGCGCTTGGCCACAACGACCGGGTTGGCGGACTGGTGTTCGGCGACAACGAGCATTACGAGATCAAACCGCGCCGCAGCAAGCAGAGCCTGCTGCAACTGCTCAACCGCTTGGTGAAGGTCAATCAATCACTGCACAGCGAGCGGGAGCCGGATCGCGATGCGTTTGGCGTCGCCCTGCGCCGGGCCCGTGAAGTATTGCGTCCGGGCAGTCTGGTGATAGTGATCTGTGACGAGCGCGCCTTGAGCGACAGCGCCGAGCAGCAACTGAGCCTGCTGTCGCGCCATTGTGATCTGCTGATGCTGCCGCTGTCCGATCCGCTGGACCACGCCCTGCCCGCCGCTGGCCTGCTGCGATTCGCCGAGCGCGGAGCGCAACTGGAACTCGACACGCTCAACTTCGACCTGCGCCAGACCTACCGCGCCCAGGCCGAAGCGCGCATCGCTCGCTGGGAATTGCTCGCGCAGAAATTGCGGGTGCTGCTGATGCCTCTCAGCACCCAGAGCGAAATGGTCGAGCAGATGCGCGAGTTCCTCAACCCGCAGCGCCCGGGGAACGTTCGATGA
- a CDS encoding DUF4381 domain-containing protein: protein MNGLEQLQPLISPPPIAFWPPAPGWWLLLLLLPLIGYALWRLRRFIPIKKKPVVRAEIPLDPVRVAALAELAQMVKPYDGAPAGAWLQQLNGLLKRLCRNHYPYSQSHTLNGRKWLAFLDNRCPAAGLTRWMVLVEGAYKPECKLDDKAIAGLTQAVDTWIRKHV from the coding sequence ATGAACGGCCTCGAACAACTGCAACCGCTGATTTCCCCGCCACCGATCGCCTTCTGGCCTCCGGCGCCGGGCTGGTGGCTGCTGCTTTTGCTGCTGCCGCTGATCGGCTACGCGTTGTGGCGTCTGCGCCGTTTCATCCCGATCAAGAAAAAACCCGTCGTGCGCGCCGAAATCCCGCTCGATCCGGTACGCGTTGCCGCGCTGGCCGAACTGGCACAAATGGTCAAACCCTACGACGGCGCACCGGCCGGCGCATGGTTGCAACAACTGAACGGCCTGTTAAAACGCCTGTGTCGCAACCACTACCCCTACAGCCAGAGCCACACCCTCAACGGGCGCAAGTGGCTGGCGTTCCTCGACAACCGTTGCCCTGCCGCTGGCCTGACCCGCTGGATGGTGCTGGTGGAAGGCGCCTACAAGCCCGAATGCAAACTCGACGACAAGGCCATCGCCGGCCTGACGCAAGCCGTCGATACCTGGATCCGCAAGCATGTTTGA